A stretch of uncultured Campylobacter sp. DNA encodes these proteins:
- a CDS encoding type III pantothenate kinase: MLLCDVGNSRVKFYKGGVTQSMPVAEFMRYEPKERIFFISVNDSVKKKLKNPLFVDLAPHFELKTAYRGLGIDRIAACSAVTTGIVVDAGSAITVDLMFRGSHLGGFIMPGIGTLLKSFASIAPVLDVTLASNIDLDPLPQKTVNAVNYGILKPIVLAIANIAGNNKIYFTGGDGAYLMRYFRNSIYEKDLIFKSMVSLIAKKGLA, translated from the coding sequence ATGCTTTTGTGTGACGTAGGAAATTCCAGGGTTAAATTTTATAAAGGCGGTGTAACGCAAAGTATGCCCGTAGCGGAGTTTATGCGGTACGAGCCGAAGGAGCGAATTTTTTTCATTAGCGTCAATGATAGTGTGAAAAAAAAGCTGAAAAACCCTCTGTTTGTCGATCTGGCGCCGCACTTTGAGCTAAAAACCGCCTACCGCGGGCTTGGGATCGACCGCATAGCGGCGTGCTCGGCGGTGACGACGGGCATCGTCGTCGATGCGGGCAGCGCGATCACCGTGGATTTGATGTTTAGAGGTTCACACTTAGGCGGATTTATAATGCCCGGTATCGGCACGCTTTTAAAGTCGTTCGCAAGCATCGCGCCCGTGCTGGACGTCACGCTAGCTAGCAATATCGATCTGGATCCGCTACCGCAAAAGACCGTAAATGCCGTAAACTACGGGATTTTAAAGCCGATCGTGCTTGCCATCGCAAACATCGCGGGCAATAATAAAATTTACTTCACGGGCGGTGACGGAGCCTATCTGATGCGGTATTTTCGCAACTCGATCTATGAGAAGGATCTCATCTTTAAATCGATGGTGAGCTTAATCGCAAAAAAGGGGCTAGCATGA
- the gatC gene encoding Asp-tRNA(Asn)/Glu-tRNA(Gln) amidotransferase subunit GatC → MIIDDALLSKLERLSALKIPDAKREEFKGQLNNIVDFVEILNELDLQSGEAAITTLKGGTPFRKDIPRKSDVAESVLKHAPQSEGGYFVVPKIID, encoded by the coding sequence ATGATAATAGACGATGCCTTGCTAAGCAAGCTGGAAAGGCTATCTGCTCTTAAAATTCCAGATGCTAAGCGAGAAGAATTTAAAGGTCAATTAAATAATATTGTAGATTTTGTAGAAATTCTAAATGAGCTGGATTTACAAAGCGGCGAGGCGGCTATCACTACGCTAAAAGGCGGTACTCCGTTTCGCAAAGATATCCCACGCAAAAGCGACGTCGCAGAAAGCGTCTTAAAGCATGCTCCGCAGTCCGAAGGCGGCTACTTCGTAGTACCGAAAATCATAGATTGA
- a CDS encoding serine hydroxymethyltransferase, giving the protein MSNLEKFDNEIFSLTNKELARQCDYLEMIASENFTYPEVMEAMGSVLTNKYAEGYPGKRYYGGCEFVDEIEQIAIDRCKKLFGCEFANVQPNSGSQANQGVYAAFLKPGDKILGMALSHGGHLTHGAKVSSSGKMYESFEYGVELDGRINYDKVLEIAQIVKPKMIVCGASAYTREIDFAKFRQIADSVGAFLFADVAHVAGLVVAGEHTNPFPHCHVVSSTTHKTLRGPRGGIIMTNDEEFAKKINSAIFPGIQGGPLMHVIAAKAVGFKHNLSPEWKVYAKQVKANARVLGETLVGRGFDLVSGGTDNHLILMSFLNRDFSGKDASAALENAGITTNKNTVPGETRSPFVTSGIRVGSPALTARGMKEKEFEFIGNKIADVLSDISNSKLQAQVKEEVRDLAHRFIIYDRAMY; this is encoded by the coding sequence GTGTCAAATTTAGAAAAATTCGATAATGAAATTTTTAGTCTAACCAATAAAGAGCTTGCCCGCCAGTGCGATTATTTGGAGATGATCGCGAGCGAAAATTTTACCTATCCCGAGGTGATGGAGGCGATGGGCTCGGTGCTAACGAACAAATACGCCGAGGGCTATCCCGGCAAGCGCTACTACGGCGGCTGTGAGTTCGTAGACGAGATCGAGCAGATCGCGATCGATCGCTGCAAAAAGCTTTTCGGCTGTGAGTTTGCAAACGTCCAGCCAAACAGCGGCAGCCAAGCCAACCAAGGCGTCTATGCCGCATTTTTGAAACCTGGCGATAAAATTTTAGGCATGGCGCTTAGCCACGGCGGACATTTGACGCACGGCGCGAAGGTCTCAAGCAGCGGAAAGATGTATGAGAGCTTCGAATACGGCGTGGAGCTTGACGGCCGCATAAACTACGATAAGGTGCTTGAGATCGCTCAGATCGTAAAACCAAAGATGATCGTTTGCGGTGCGAGCGCCTATACGCGCGAGATAGATTTTGCTAAATTTAGACAGATTGCAGATAGCGTGGGCGCATTTCTTTTCGCCGACGTAGCGCACGTCGCAGGGCTTGTCGTCGCGGGCGAACATACTAATCCGTTTCCGCACTGCCACGTCGTAAGCTCGACCACGCATAAGACGCTTCGCGGTCCGCGCGGCGGCATCATAATGACTAACGACGAGGAATTTGCTAAAAAGATCAACTCGGCGATCTTCCCTGGTATCCAGGGCGGCCCGCTAATGCACGTCATCGCCGCTAAGGCGGTGGGCTTTAAACATAATCTAAGCCCGGAGTGGAAGGTCTATGCCAAGCAGGTCAAGGCAAACGCTAGAGTTTTGGGCGAGACGCTGGTTGGGCGCGGCTTTGATCTCGTTAGCGGCGGCACCGATAACCATCTGATTTTAATGAGCTTTTTAAATAGGGATTTTAGCGGCAAGGACGCTAGCGCAGCGCTTGAAAACGCAGGTATCACGACGAATAAAAACACTGTGCCGGGCGAGACGCGCAGCCCGTTCGTCACCAGCGGTATCCGCGTCGGTAGTCCCGCGCTTACCGCGCGCGGCATGAAAGAGAAAGAATTTGAGTTTATCGGAAATAAAATCGCCGACGTGCTAAGCGACATCTCGAATTCCAAGCTTCAGGCGCAGGTCAAAGAGGAAGTGCGGGATTTGGCGCACCGCTTTATCATCTACGACCGCGCGATGTATTAA
- a CDS encoding CvpA family protein has product MEGINWFDVGCLVLVVLFGLRGITNGIVKEIFGILGLIGGLFAAMRYKTMAGEWIAAKIPALHNANGVLSGDTTQVLIGFIAVLFGVWISCLIIGEIISKFFKWSGLGFVDKIGGFVFSVSKIFLIFAVIVTLASGPMSMNEQTKRYFESSKTAPIFLKIGNWILNLKDDPKIKQSLDSIGSKMDDKLLKDQNSTARMNSDQNQSTEPSDFNASSEVNSTERTKL; this is encoded by the coding sequence ATGGAAGGTATTAATTGGTTCGACGTCGGCTGTTTAGTACTCGTAGTGCTCTTCGGATTGCGCGGTATCACCAACGGCATTGTAAAAGAAATTTTTGGAATTTTGGGTCTCATCGGCGGTCTTTTTGCCGCGATGCGCTATAAAACTATGGCAGGCGAGTGGATTGCAGCAAAAATTCCAGCTTTACATAATGCAAACGGCGTGCTTTCGGGCGACACGACGCAGGTTCTCATCGGCTTTATCGCTGTGCTTTTTGGCGTATGGATCTCGTGTCTGATTATAGGCGAAATCATTTCAAAATTCTTTAAATGGAGCGGACTCGGATTTGTCGATAAGATCGGCGGTTTCGTGTTTAGCGTAAGTAAAATTTTCTTGATTTTTGCAGTTATCGTTACGCTTGCAAGCGGTCCTATGTCGATGAACGAACAGACCAAAAGGTATTTTGAAAGCAGCAAAACTGCGCCGATTTTTTTAAAAATAGGAAATTGGATTTTAAATCTCAAAGACGATCCGAAGATCAAACAAAGCTTAGATTCTATCGGTTCTAAGATGGATGACAAGCTCTTAAAAGATCAAAATTCTACCGCCCGTATGAACTCGGATCAAAATCAAAGCACTGAACCTAGCGATTTTAACGCCAGTTCAGAAGTAAATTCTACAGAAAGGACAAAATTATGA
- a CDS encoding L-seryl-tRNA selenium transferase — MKKTLIFTLLLSFLFLGCSTKRQYFEPSDENITGDMKFNGSLPSEIVAVSKDGATLKDGEVISKNGLVKNFKVLKSEKFLGEYDGNFVVTDINGTLKVVSGTGAVKFEKALGRQALSANIRGDDLALVMSDDSIMLIKLSSGAVVLDHKVGDAFAIDSRVASPIFINQLIAYPALDGLVSIAENVGGRSARDFVVSNQPFFNNIIALENKGDNLYAVTATRLMLVSPAGNKNHNVDIKDVIFSGDRIYLFLKDGRVELLDRGLNLIKSRKFTFAQFSGALLSGGYLYIIERNGYVIRVDENLEGQAIYELNGEFDDKSFIAGSSFYYDDKILNFDAR; from the coding sequence ATGAAAAAAACGCTGATATTTACGCTTTTACTATCGTTTTTATTTTTGGGCTGCTCGACGAAGCGCCAGTATTTCGAACCTAGCGACGAAAACATCACAGGCGATATGAAATTTAACGGCTCACTGCCGTCGGAAATCGTAGCGGTTAGTAAAGATGGCGCTACGCTAAAAGACGGCGAAGTAATCTCTAAAAACGGATTGGTAAAAAATTTCAAAGTCTTAAAAAGTGAGAAATTTTTAGGTGAATATGATGGAAATTTCGTCGTAACCGATATCAATGGCACGCTTAAAGTAGTTAGTGGCACAGGCGCCGTAAAATTTGAAAAGGCCCTCGGCAGACAAGCGCTCAGTGCAAATATACGCGGCGATGATTTAGCTTTAGTCATGAGCGATGATTCGATCATGCTTATCAAGCTAAGCTCGGGCGCAGTGGTACTCGATCATAAAGTAGGCGATGCATTCGCAATCGATTCGCGCGTGGCGTCACCAATATTTATCAACCAGCTTATCGCTTATCCTGCACTAGACGGACTAGTCAGCATCGCAGAAAACGTAGGTGGGCGCTCGGCACGCGATTTCGTCGTGAGCAACCAGCCGTTTTTTAACAACATTATCGCCTTAGAAAACAAGGGCGATAACCTTTATGCCGTAACTGCCACTAGGCTAATGCTGGTAAGTCCTGCTGGCAATAAAAACCATAACGTAGACATCAAAGACGTGATTTTTAGCGGCGATAGAATTTATCTTTTCTTAAAAGACGGCAGAGTCGAGCTACTCGATCGCGGGCTAAATTTGATCAAATCGCGTAAATTTACCTTCGCGCAGTTTAGCGGCGCGCTACTTAGCGGCGGCTATTTGTATATCATCGAGCGCAACGGCTACGTGATCCGCGTGGACGAAAATTTAGAGGGACAAGCGATCTACGAGCTAAATGGCGAGTTCGATGATAAGTCCTTTATCGCAGGCAGCTCATTTTACTACGACGATAAAATTTTAAATTTTGATGCTAGATAA
- a CDS encoding Fur family transcriptional regulator: protein MNAKIENLEFDALIVEFKKALAASGLKYTKQREVLLRTLYNNNKHFTPEALHNEIKAKFPELNVGIATVYRTLNLLEDSGMATSISFGAQGKKFELANKPHHDHLICKSCNKIIEFQDATIERKQLAVAKEHGFALTGHMMQLYGICPECAAKRK, encoded by the coding sequence ATGAATGCAAAAATCGAAAATTTAGAGTTTGACGCTCTAATTGTTGAGTTTAAAAAGGCGCTTGCCGCTAGCGGTCTAAAATATACCAAGCAGCGCGAGGTTTTGCTCCGTACGCTTTATAACAACAACAAGCACTTCACACCTGAGGCACTTCACAACGAGATCAAAGCGAAATTTCCGGAGCTAAACGTAGGCATAGCGACGGTGTATCGCACCTTAAATTTACTAGAGGATTCGGGGATGGCGACATCGATCTCATTTGGCGCACAGGGTAAGAAATTTGAGCTTGCGAACAAGCCTCACCACGACCATTTAATCTGCAAAAGCTGCAACAAGATCATAGAATTTCAAGACGCTACTATTGAGCGAAAACAGCTTGCCGTCGCCAAAGAGCACGGTTTTGCGCTCACGGGACATATGATGCAGCTGTATGGAATTTGCCCTGAATGCGCGGCAAAAAGGAAGTAG
- the hisG gene encoding ATP phosphoribosyltransferase, with product MITIALPKGRIADDTLKIFKTIFGLDFAFEDRKLIMQEGDFKFLYVRNQDIPTYVMGGAADIGVVGLDVLEEHRPDVLTLLDLKIGKCRVCVGVHAGTQLNYGAPSLKIATKMPNITREYFASKAVAVNIIKLYGSIELAPLIGLADAIVDVVETGATMKQNGLQPAETIMQSSAHLIANKNSFVLKRDEILNLRDKLARTIA from the coding sequence ATGATAACCATAGCGCTTCCCAAAGGCCGCATAGCCGACGATACACTTAAAATTTTCAAAACCATCTTCGGGCTTGATTTTGCCTTTGAGGATCGCAAACTCATAATGCAAGAGGGCGATTTTAAATTCCTATACGTCCGCAACCAAGATATCCCTACTTACGTTATGGGCGGCGCTGCGGATATCGGCGTAGTAGGGCTTGACGTGCTTGAGGAACATCGCCCGGATGTGCTTACGCTGCTCGATCTTAAAATCGGAAAATGTCGCGTCTGCGTGGGCGTGCATGCGGGCACCCAGCTAAACTACGGCGCTCCTAGCCTAAAAATCGCTACAAAAATGCCCAACATTACTCGCGAGTACTTCGCCTCCAAGGCCGTCGCCGTAAATATCATCAAACTCTACGGCTCGATCGAGCTAGCCCCGCTCATAGGGCTTGCCGATGCCATCGTAGATGTCGTGGAAACCGGCGCTACGATGAAACAAAACGGGCTGCAACCCGCAGAAACCATAATGCAAAGCTCCGCGCACCTCATCGCCAACAAAAACAGCTTCGTACTAAAACGCGATGAAATTTTAAACCTGCGAGATAAACTAGCCCGCACGATCGCCTAA
- a CDS encoding type IV pilus twitching motility protein PilT, with protein MEEVQRNLVDIETLLKTVVFNKASDLHLVSRSAPQIRIDGTLRPLAMDPLKGTDIEYICYALITDAQKSALEENKELDFAIELPNIGRFRGNYYYTMNGDLAAAFRIIPIDIPSLDDLKAPTIFKEVVKHEKGMILVTGPTGSGKSTTLAAMLNEINEKERKHIITVEDPVEFVHTNKKALFSHRNIGTDTHSYANALKFALREDPDIILVGEMRDRETISIAITAAETGHLVFGTLHTNSAMQTINRIIDSFDGGEQLQVRNMLSVSLTAVISQSLLPKLGGGRIAIHEILLNNNAVANLIRENKVHQIYSQMQLNQQSTGMITQTQAMVKAIRANQISKDTAFRYSTNLQELIGVVGA; from the coding sequence ATGGAAGAAGTTCAAAGAAATTTAGTAGATATCGAAACCCTACTAAAAACCGTCGTTTTTAACAAAGCGAGCGACCTTCACTTAGTTTCGCGCTCGGCGCCTCAAATACGTATCGACGGCACACTGCGCCCACTTGCCATGGACCCGCTTAAGGGCACGGATATCGAGTATATCTGCTACGCGCTCATTACCGATGCTCAAAAAAGTGCGCTCGAGGAAAATAAAGAGCTCGACTTTGCGATCGAGCTTCCTAATATCGGACGTTTCCGTGGAAATTACTACTACACTATGAACGGTGATTTGGCTGCCGCATTTCGTATTATTCCTATCGATATTCCTAGCCTGGACGATTTAAAAGCCCCTACGATTTTTAAAGAGGTAGTCAAGCACGAAAAAGGCATGATTTTGGTTACCGGACCTACCGGTAGCGGTAAATCAACTACTCTTGCCGCGATGCTAAACGAGATCAACGAAAAAGAGCGCAAGCACATCATTACCGTTGAAGATCCGGTCGAGTTCGTCCATACCAATAAAAAAGCGCTTTTCTCTCACAGAAATATCGGCACCGATACCCATTCCTACGCTAATGCGTTAAAATTTGCCTTGCGTGAGGACCCGGACATTATCCTAGTTGGTGAGATGCGCGATAGAGAGACTATCTCGATCGCCATTACCGCTGCAGAGACCGGTCACTTGGTATTTGGTACGCTACACACCAACTCCGCGATGCAAACGATCAACCGTATTATCGATAGCTTTGATGGCGGCGAGCAGCTCCAAGTACGAAATATGCTCTCCGTGTCACTTACCGCGGTCATTTCGCAATCGCTTTTGCCGAAGCTTGGCGGTGGACGTATCGCGATCCATGAAATTTTGCTAAATAACAATGCCGTAGCAAATCTAATCCGCGAAAACAAAGTCCATCAAATTTACTCTCAAATGCAGCTAAATCAGCAATCTACCGGTATGATAACTCAAACTCAAGCGATGGTTAAAGCGATCCGTGCAAATCAAATTTCAAAAGACACGGCATTTAGGTACTCGACTAACCTGCAAGAGTTAATAGGCGTGGTGGGTGCTTGA
- the lysS gene encoding lysine--tRNA ligase — translation MFDSQLEIQRIDKASELRNLGANPYPHFLKKDMSIAEFKEKFGYIKDTEDKKASEEVSLAGRLKLKRVAGKSTFANIEDQSGNIQIYYSRDSISEEDYAKFKKNLEVGDIILVRGYAFVTQTGEFSIHASKITLASKAICPLPEKFHGLTDIEMRYRQRYLDMIMNPEIREDFIKRSIIVSEIRSFFEKHGFLEVETPMMHPIAGGANAKPFITHHNALDVDRYLRIAPELYLKRLVVGGMEAVFEINRNFRNEGMDLTHNPEFTSIEFYWAWHDYNDAMNLTEELFKALFKRLGLGEILTYDEREIDFSKPFARIKYLDALTQIGGIEPQIVNDREKIIAKLKEDRFEVNEKLDLGHLQSELFDNYVEAKLINPTFIVDFPISISPLSRRSDENPQIAERFELYIAGKELANAFNELNDPLDQYARFKAQIDAKNAGDDEAHEMDEDYVRALSYAMPPTTGWGLGIDRLAMILLNKKSIRDVILFPAMRPLNLEKE, via the coding sequence TTGTTTGATAGCCAGTTAGAAATCCAAAGGATAGACAAGGCGTCGGAACTTCGGAATTTAGGGGCTAATCCCTATCCGCACTTTCTAAAAAAAGATATGAGCATAGCCGAGTTTAAAGAGAAATTCGGCTACATAAAAGATACCGAGGATAAAAAAGCGAGCGAGGAGGTAAGCCTCGCCGGGCGGCTAAAGCTAAAGCGCGTCGCGGGCAAATCCACCTTTGCAAACATAGAAGATCAAAGCGGCAATATTCAAATTTATTACTCGCGCGACAGCATCAGCGAGGAGGATTACGCTAAATTTAAGAAAAATCTTGAAGTGGGCGATATAATTTTGGTGCGCGGATATGCTTTCGTCACCCAGACGGGCGAGTTTTCGATCCATGCTAGCAAAATAACGCTTGCATCCAAAGCGATCTGCCCGCTTCCAGAGAAATTTCACGGCTTAACCGACATCGAGATGCGCTACCGCCAAAGATACCTCGATATGATAATGAACCCCGAGATCCGCGAGGATTTCATCAAGCGCTCGATCATCGTTAGCGAGATCCGCAGCTTTTTTGAGAAACATGGATTTTTAGAGGTTGAAACGCCGATGATGCACCCAATCGCAGGCGGCGCGAACGCTAAGCCATTTATCACGCACCACAACGCTCTCGACGTCGATCGCTACCTGCGTATCGCACCGGAGCTGTATCTTAAGCGCCTCGTCGTAGGCGGCATGGAGGCGGTCTTTGAGATCAACCGAAACTTCCGTAACGAGGGTATGGACCTGACGCACAATCCGGAATTTACCAGCATAGAATTCTACTGGGCGTGGCATGATTATAACGACGCGATGAACCTAACTGAGGAGCTATTTAAAGCGCTGTTTAAAAGGCTCGGGCTGGGCGAAATTTTAACTTACGATGAGCGCGAGATCGATTTTTCAAAGCCTTTTGCGCGCATAAAGTATCTCGACGCGCTTACACAGATAGGCGGCATCGAGCCGCAGATCGTAAATGATCGCGAAAAGATCATCGCAAAGCTCAAAGAGGATAGGTTTGAAGTCAATGAAAAGCTCGATCTGGGCCACTTGCAGAGCGAACTTTTTGATAATTACGTAGAGGCTAAGCTTATAAATCCGACCTTCATCGTGGATTTTCCAATCTCGATCAGCCCGCTTTCGCGCAGAAGCGACGAAAATCCGCAGATAGCTGAGAGATTTGAGCTTTACATCGCAGGCAAGGAGCTAGCCAATGCTTTTAACGAGCTGAACGATCCTCTCGATCAATACGCCAGATTTAAGGCTCAAATCGACGCTAAAAACGCGGGCGACGACGAGGCTCACGAGATGGATGAGGATTACGTTCGCGCGCTTAGCTACGCGATGCCGCCGACTACCGGCTGGGGGCTTGGAATCGATCGCTTGGCGATGATTTTGCTGAATAAAAAATCGATCCGCGACGTGATTTTGTTCCCTGCGATGAGGCCGCTAAATTTAGAGAAGGAGTGA